One Drosophila willistoni isolate 14030-0811.24 chromosome 2R unlocalized genomic scaffold, UCI_dwil_1.1 Seg167, whole genome shotgun sequence DNA segment encodes these proteins:
- the LOC6644230 gene encoding uncharacterized protein LOC6644230, with product MCDVQEVMNDLCQTLKRSKDLRREEMVKLLNQVRCCECGHRTRMEKAQDYTGVSSERSSSKISILLWLCIILMLLFIFYLIYVARRYNHMRAYGSGACGSTFFYTFTDCDVFF from the coding sequence ATGTGTGATGTACAGGAGGTGATGAACGACCTATGCCAGACTTTAAAGAGGTCCAAGGATTTACGACGAGAGGAGATGGTCAAGTTACTGAATCAAGTGCGTTGCTGTGAATGTGGTCACAGGACCCGTATGGAAAAAGCCCAAGACTATACGGGAGTATCCTCGGAGAGAAGTTCATCGAAAATAAGTATTCTGCTGTGGTTGTGCATTATTTTAATGCTGTTGTTCATTTTCTATTTGATATATGTGGCACGACGTTATAACCATATGAGGGCCTATGGCAGTGGTGCATGTGGCTCGACCTTCTTTTACACATTCACAGATTGTGATGTGTTCTTTTAA